The proteins below come from a single Psychrobacter sp. PL19 genomic window:
- a CDS encoding Na(+)-translocating NADH-quinone reductase subunit A gives MITIKKGLDLPITGEPSREISEHRPARVALVAYDYVGMKPTMNVKEGDIVAKGQPVFEDKKRAGVIYTAPAAGKVVALNRGERRVFESLVIQVDPNGEEIEFQSYDSRQLADLDSKIVETQLLASGEWTAFRTRPFSRSPDIGARPHAIFVTAIDTNPLAFDPMLLITEQFQAFNDGLSVLSTLSPKTFVCHHGDAQLTPAPKTAANNATEYHSFSGKHPAGLAGTHIHFLHPIARGVSVWTIGYQDVIAIGKLFTTGRLYTRRLLSLAGPAVKDPHLIATERGADVTALTKGQLVNGDNRIISGSVLSGRKLFPNISYLGRFHDQISVLTEGHERPAFHFLRAGKNRFSQLPIYISHFFRKKKYAFTTTTNGSPRAMVPIGVYENIMPQDYLPTQLLRALIIEDMITAVDLGVLELDEEDLALCTFVSPGKYEYSDILRDNLTRIELEG, from the coding sequence ATGATTACCATCAAGAAAGGTTTGGATTTGCCCATCACTGGTGAACCCTCACGCGAGATATCTGAGCACAGACCTGCACGTGTGGCACTGGTTGCTTACGATTATGTAGGCATGAAGCCTACTATGAACGTCAAAGAAGGTGACATCGTAGCAAAGGGTCAGCCCGTTTTTGAAGATAAAAAACGAGCCGGAGTTATTTATACGGCTCCTGCTGCTGGCAAGGTCGTCGCTCTCAACCGCGGCGAACGTCGGGTGTTTGAAAGTCTTGTGATTCAGGTTGACCCCAACGGTGAAGAAATAGAATTTCAGAGCTATGACTCCCGGCAGCTTGCTGACTTAGATTCTAAAATCGTTGAAACCCAACTACTTGCCTCTGGCGAGTGGACGGCGTTTCGCACGCGTCCTTTTAGCCGCTCCCCTGATATCGGCGCCCGTCCGCACGCCATTTTTGTCACTGCTATAGATACGAATCCATTAGCATTTGACCCTATGCTGCTGATTACTGAACAGTTTCAAGCGTTCAATGATGGACTGTCTGTGTTATCGACCCTCAGCCCAAAAACCTTTGTCTGCCATCATGGCGATGCTCAGCTGACGCCAGCGCCAAAAACGGCTGCTAATAATGCTACTGAGTATCATAGCTTTTCTGGTAAGCATCCAGCCGGTCTTGCTGGCACGCATATTCACTTTTTGCATCCTATTGCTCGCGGTGTAAGCGTCTGGACAATTGGTTATCAAGACGTGATTGCTATCGGCAAGCTATTTACCACCGGTCGTTTATATACTCGTCGTCTGCTAAGCTTAGCGGGACCTGCAGTCAAAGACCCGCACCTTATCGCCACCGAACGCGGTGCTGATGTTACCGCTTTGACCAAGGGTCAGCTGGTCAATGGCGACAACCGTATTATCTCAGGCTCTGTGCTCTCTGGTCGTAAACTGTTTCCCAATATCTCATATCTTGGCCGCTTTCATGACCAAATCAGCGTATTAACTGAAGGTCATGAGCGTCCTGCATTCCATTTCTTACGCGCAGGCAAAAACCGTTTTTCTCAATTACCAATTTATATCTCACATTTCTTTCGTAAGAAAAAATATGCTTTTACCACCACAACTAATGGCTCGCCGCGCGCGATGGTGCCGATTGGGGTTTATGAAAATATTATGCCGCAAGACTATCTGCCTACGCAATTACTACGCGCACTGATCATCGAAGATATGATCACTGCAGTTGATTTAGGGGTCCTTGAATTGGATGAAGAAGATTTAGCACTATGCACTTTCGTTTCTCCTGGTAAGTATGAATACAGTGATATTTTGCGTGATAACTTAACGCGCATTGAACTGGAGGGCTAA
- the hisA gene encoding 1-(5-phosphoribosyl)-5-[(5-phosphoribosylamino)methylideneamino]imidazole-4-carboxamide isomerase: MCAVPVIIPAIDLKDGKCVRLKQGRMEDDTVFSDDPVAIAARWVKEGARRLHLVDLNGAFDGVPVHKRVVHDIAKAFPKLPIQLGGGVRNLHTIEQYITAGLTYIIIGTKAVEDPEFVAEACREFAGHIIVGIDAKDGMVATHGWANVTDTKATELAKRFADVGVSSIVYTDIARDGMMQGVNVEQTVNLAREGGLPVIASGGVTDMQDIKLLKPYGDCIEGIITGRAIYEGTLDLGEAQTYLDSKKP, translated from the coding sequence ATGTGTGCTGTGCCTGTAATTATTCCTGCTATTGATCTAAAAGATGGTAAATGTGTCCGCTTAAAACAAGGTCGTATGGAAGACGACACGGTGTTTTCTGATGACCCAGTAGCCATAGCGGCGCGTTGGGTAAAAGAAGGGGCAAGGCGCTTACACTTGGTCGATTTAAATGGCGCTTTTGATGGCGTACCAGTACATAAGCGCGTGGTTCATGATATTGCTAAAGCCTTTCCTAAATTACCCATTCAGCTTGGCGGTGGCGTTCGTAACTTGCATACTATTGAGCAGTATATCACTGCTGGTCTGACTTATATTATCATCGGCACCAAGGCGGTCGAGGATCCTGAGTTTGTTGCTGAAGCTTGCCGCGAATTCGCTGGGCATATTATTGTTGGCATTGATGCCAAAGATGGCATGGTTGCTACTCACGGCTGGGCGAATGTTACCGATACTAAAGCGACAGAGTTAGCCAAGCGCTTTGCCGATGTGGGTGTATCTTCAATTGTCTATACTGACATCGCTCGTGATGGCATGATGCAAGGTGTTAATGTTGAGCAAACGGTCAATTTGGCACGTGAAGGTGGTTTACCGGTTATTGCTTCTGGTGGTGTAACTGATATGCAAGATATTAAATTACTTAAGCCTTATGGCGACTGTATCGAAGGTATCATCACTGGTCGTGCTATCTATGAAGGCACACTAGACTTGGGCGAGGCGCAGACCTACTTGGACAGTAAAAAGCCTTAA
- a CDS encoding mechanosensitive ion channel domain-containing protein yields MAAYLDCYSIRRSLLVWGQLLLLSITCILPVYAADDNEAVETRVSDISSLEAMAESITPPNTANSSAENTTADYSNSNSATNSVSDSSALPATPAPIAPPPSIGGESTNNARIETTPKLLKDNDIRQRISGIFSEIEGLQAVNVSVTQGVVTLTGETPNEKKAQQAINLTNRLTDVVTVEDKINRTLDVQDNVTTVYQGLKNQSKTLIKALPLLVVGIVIFGIITWFGTWLSNWQKMWQRLTPNPFVAELLSQTVKVIFIIFGLILALSLVGAETILGTLLGGAGVIGIAVGFAVKDTIENYIASLMLSIRQPFRARDQIVINGKEGIVVRLTSRATILMTLDGNQLRIPNAEVFKSTILNYTKNPERRFTFELGVDANDDPLAAIKVGIDAICTLDFVLVKPKAIAIITEVGDSNILLEFQVWVNQSATDFLKARSIAIRETKHALENEGFSLPEPIYRLRFNHKLEEALEHMQNANNRGKADPEITVTSAQTDDIPGNENTVDDRDKKQAKARAKYILQGHDADDVLSARPDKKLMEKVEQEIAESSDETDLLDKNSPQE; encoded by the coding sequence ATGGCCGCTTATCTTGATTGCTACTCTATACGCAGAAGTCTGCTAGTATGGGGTCAGCTGTTGCTATTAAGCATCACGTGCATTTTACCTGTCTATGCTGCTGATGACAACGAGGCAGTCGAAACTAGGGTCTCAGATATTAGCAGTCTTGAAGCAATGGCTGAGTCCATCACGCCGCCTAACACTGCTAACAGTTCTGCTGAAAATACCACTGCTGACTATTCTAATAGCAACTCTGCTACTAACAGTGTTTCAGACAGCAGTGCGTTACCAGCAACCCCTGCGCCAATTGCGCCGCCACCTAGTATCGGTGGTGAGAGCACCAATAATGCCCGAATTGAAACCACACCTAAACTGCTAAAAGACAATGATATTCGTCAACGTATCAGTGGTATTTTTTCTGAAATTGAAGGTCTGCAAGCTGTTAATGTTAGCGTCACTCAAGGTGTTGTTACTTTAACGGGTGAAACCCCTAACGAAAAAAAAGCCCAGCAGGCTATTAATTTAACTAACCGTCTAACTGATGTGGTGACGGTAGAAGATAAAATCAACCGCACTCTAGACGTGCAAGACAACGTCACGACCGTATATCAAGGCCTCAAAAATCAAAGTAAAACCTTGATTAAAGCGTTGCCATTGCTAGTGGTGGGCATTGTGATTTTTGGTATCATCACTTGGTTTGGTACCTGGCTATCCAATTGGCAAAAGATGTGGCAACGCCTGACGCCTAATCCATTCGTTGCTGAGCTGTTATCGCAAACCGTCAAGGTTATTTTTATTATCTTTGGTTTGATATTAGCCTTAAGCCTAGTGGGGGCAGAGACCATACTAGGAACGCTGCTCGGTGGTGCAGGGGTGATTGGTATAGCCGTCGGTTTTGCGGTAAAAGACACGATTGAAAACTACATTGCGTCATTGATGTTGAGTATTCGTCAGCCATTTCGTGCTCGTGACCAAATAGTCATTAATGGTAAAGAAGGAATCGTGGTGCGCCTTACTTCGCGGGCGACCATCTTGATGACTCTAGATGGTAATCAGCTACGTATTCCTAACGCTGAAGTTTTTAAAAGTACCATCCTAAACTATACTAAAAACCCTGAACGCCGTTTTACCTTTGAGCTGGGCGTTGATGCTAACGATGATCCGCTTGCCGCCATTAAGGTTGGGATTGATGCTATATGTACCTTAGACTTTGTATTGGTTAAGCCTAAAGCCATTGCCATTATTACCGAGGTTGGTGATTCTAATATTCTTCTTGAGTTTCAAGTATGGGTCAACCAATCAGCAACCGACTTTTTAAAAGCCCGTAGTATTGCTATCCGCGAAACTAAGCATGCTCTAGAGAATGAAGGTTTTAGCTTACCTGAACCCATTTATCGGCTACGTTTTAATCATAAATTAGAAGAAGCACTTGAGCACATGCAAAATGCTAACAATAGGGGTAAGGCTGACCCTGAAATTACCGTCACGTCTGCACAGACAGATGATATACCTGGTAATGAGAACACAGTTGATGATAGAGATAAAAAACAGGCTAAAGCACGTGCTAAATATATCTTGCAAGGACATGATGCTGATGATGTGCTCAGCGCTCGTCCTGATAAGAAACTGATGGAAAAAGTAGAACAAGAAATTGCTGAAAGTTCTGATGAGACTGATTTATTAGATAAAAATAGCCCACAAGAATAG